The following is a genomic window from Chryseobacterium ginsenosidimutans.
AGTATTTAAAAAAACCGTACTGAATGATGAGCCTGCGTTTTGTGCTGTAGGCAATACATTCATCTGAACATTGCCGACCGGAATCGTTTTTCCGCTCGCCGATATAAAGTTATTTTGAATGGCTCTTACTGTGATCTGAAAATTCGTATTGGCTTTTACAGTAAGTGCATTAGGATAGATAACACTTTTACCGTCTTTATAATCCTGCATACTATTAAACTCCAAAAGACCGTTAGTTGCATTGCTATTCACTTGCAATGAAAGTTCTGTGCTTGCAGGTGGCGCTCCGGTAAGTGCGCCTATCTGAAATTGAAACTGATGATCCATTTTTCCGATGATCATATTGTTTTGATCGTAAGCTGTAAATTCTATGGGAGCTGTAAATGTAATCCAGGCAGGATATTTCCCAAGATATGCTCCGCCGGCAACCATAATGCTGAATTTTAACTGTAAATTATAGTATCCGTTATTTTCACTTGGCTGATTGTATAAAGGTGCATTTGATTTTGGGATTAATAAAAAATCTGAACCTTCGGTAACAATGGTATTGAGGGGAATTCCGATTTGTGATATAGTAGGAACCGGATTGGGATATGCTTGACCGGTTGAAGATACCGGTTGGAAAGATATTTTATCGGCAGGGAAAACATAGGATCCGCTGTTTGCGGTGATACTGCTTTTAAGACGTGCTGTTAATCTCCAGTTAGGAATATTAAAATTTCCGTTACCTGCAAAAGTAACGGTATAGGCGTCAGGATTTGTATTTCCCTGATAAGAATTGATCTGAAGATAGCTGTTTGTCCAGGATGAAAATGATATTTGAGCTTGTAATTGAGTGGTAAGAAAAAATATCATTACAAAAAAGCAGAATCGTTTATTCATAACTAAAATTTAATTCACCCATTTCTAAATTTTCTGCGTCCCCGTAATCTATAAGTACAGATGCAGTGTATTTGCCTTTCTCCAATGGTGTCGGAAGAGCAATTTCCATTTCGCGCTTGTTCCCGGGCATTGTATAAAATACCACCGGGCTTAAAGTTGTTTTTTTACCGTTATCCGCATTTAAAATATCAGTTGCAACTTTACCGTCTACCCATATTTCAGCCTGATTTTCAAAATTCAACGTCAGTGTTTTTTTTGCTGCATCAAATTTTAGATCAGTTATTTCTATTTTTTTCTTCGTTGCTTCCGGTTTCTTGTGAAATATTTTAATTCCGGAGCGGATGCTTACTTTTATGTTGGCCCCTTTGCTGTCGACATCATCTACAGGATTCATTTGACTTACGTATAGCAATGCAGTATGAGCAGATAAATTTTCTTTTGGTATTGTTGGTGATGTGATGGTTATTTCGATGTCGCGTCTTTCTCCGGGTGCCAATGAAAAATAATTGTCCCCTTTTTTAAGGGTAATCCAACTAGCACAAGAAGTAGGAAGTGTATTAGCAGCGTGCATCTGGTTTTCGCCTCTCAGGTCATATTCCCAGTCGCCAAGACTTACGGCAAGGTCAAGACTGTTTTTTGCGCTTACATTGGTCACGGTTATTTTTTCGGTATTACTGATACCTGGTCCTGATTCAAAATAAAGTCTGGGTGGTGATACTGATATTCCTGTTTGTGCTTTTGCATTAAAAATAAATACAAAAAAGAAAAAG
Proteins encoded in this region:
- a CDS encoding fimbrial biogenesis chaperone, with amino-acid sequence MKNTFQLFCFFFFVFIFNAKAQTGISVSPPRLYFESGPGISNTEKITVTNVSAKNSLDLAVSLGDWEYDLRGENQMHAANTLPTSCASWITLKKGDNYFSLAPGERRDIEITITSPTIPKENLSAHTALLYVSQMNPVDDVDSKGANIKVSIRSGIKIFHKKPEATKKKIEITDLKFDAAKKTLTLNFENQAEIWVDGKVATDILNADNGKKTTLSPVVFYTMPGNKREMEIALPTPLEKGKYTASVLIDYGDAENLEMGELNFSYE